One genomic window of Terriglobia bacterium includes the following:
- a CDS encoding sulfurtransferase: protein MRTPVSELKKNAARARISYSAGAAVRKLAKLAALAVICGFLLTTRMHAQKKPDAAAIETPKLRAEMLVTTAWLAQHLQDADLVVLCVAGKPEFYSVGHIPGARFIPLTDIAITRDGIPNELPPVADLKRVFESAGLTDRSRVVLYGERYGMFAARAYFTLDYLGLAGHVALLDGGLEKWKAENRPLSTDTPKPAAGNLRGAKLTIKLNEKISLSVQDMQDLALTKPESAAILDARPADEFSGAKLSEEVSRAGHIPHAAGLFWMKNLESTANPVLLPETELRRMYAGLGATPQKKVVSYCRSGMQSSFDYFVAKYLGYEASMYDGSFFEWSRKELPVESEAKK, encoded by the coding sequence ATGAGGACTCCCGTGAGCGAACTCAAGAAAAACGCGGCGCGTGCGCGGATCAGCTATTCCGCCGGCGCCGCCGTTCGTAAACTGGCTAAGCTGGCCGCGCTGGCGGTGATCTGCGGCTTCCTGCTGACGACGCGCATGCATGCTCAGAAAAAACCCGACGCCGCTGCGATCGAAACGCCCAAGCTGAGGGCGGAGATGCTGGTCACCACCGCGTGGCTGGCGCAGCACCTGCAAGACGCGGACCTGGTGGTGCTGTGCGTCGCCGGCAAGCCGGAGTTTTATTCCGTCGGCCATATTCCCGGCGCGCGCTTCATTCCGCTGACAGACATCGCCATCACGCGCGACGGCATCCCCAACGAGCTTCCGCCGGTTGCAGACCTCAAGCGCGTTTTTGAGTCCGCTGGACTCACGGACCGCTCGCGCGTGGTCCTTTATGGCGAACGTTACGGAATGTTCGCCGCCCGCGCTTATTTCACGCTGGACTATCTGGGGCTGGCCGGCCACGTGGCATTGCTCGATGGCGGTCTGGAGAAATGGAAAGCCGAGAACCGGCCGCTTTCGACGGACACGCCGAAGCCGGCTGCGGGAAATCTCCGCGGCGCCAAATTGACCATCAAGCTGAACGAGAAGATTTCACTCAGCGTGCAGGACATGCAGGACCTGGCGTTGACCAAGCCGGAGTCGGCGGCGATTCTGGACGCGCGTCCGGCGGACGAATTTTCCGGAGCGAAGCTTTCAGAAGAAGTTTCCAGAGCCGGACACATCCCGCACGCCGCAGGCCTGTTCTGGATGAAAAACCTGGAGAGCACGGCCAATCCGGTTCTGCTGCCGGAAACCGAACTGCGCCGCATGTATGCCGGCTTGGGCGCCACGCCGCAAAAGAAAGTAGTGAGTTACTGCCGCAGCGGCATGCAGTCGTCCTTCGACTATTTTGTCGCGAAGTATCTCGGCTACGAAGCAAGCATGTATGACGGATCGTTCTTTGAATGGAGCAGGAAAGAGCTGCCGGTGGAGAGCGAAGCCAAGAAGTAA